One Falco biarmicus isolate bFalBia1 chromosome 9, bFalBia1.pri, whole genome shotgun sequence genomic region harbors:
- the SUPV3L1 gene encoding ATP-dependent RNA helicase SUPV3L1, mitochondrial isoform X3, with product MRSSKRVMMLSNVPCDLVTGEERVYANEDARQAPHIACTIEMCSTNTPYEVAVIDEIQMIRDPARGWAWTRALLGLCAEEIHVCGEAAAIDLVTELMYTTGEEVEVRNYKRLTPLTVLDYALESLDNLRPGDCIVCFSKNDIYSISRQIEARGLECAVIYGSLPPGTKLEQAKKFNDPDDPCKILVATDAIGMGLNLCIRRIIFNSIVKPTINEKGEKEIDSITTSQALQIAGRAGRYGSSFKQGEVTTMHRDDLVQLKEILNEPVRPVKAAGLHPTPEQIEMFAYHLPDATLSNLIDIFVSLSQVDGLYFVCNIDDFKFLADMIQHIPLNLRSRYVFCTAPLNRKEPFVCTMLLKFARQFSRNEPLTFDWLCRHTRWPLAAPKNIKELVHLEAVHDVFDLYLWLSYRFMDMFPDAVLVREVQKKLDDIIQVGVCNITKLIRASQSAAAPGTAYVASEDFPLSRTKRNTRAISDHHGAKSTEAHSVAVEVPGERSAKNLKAYQSATRQEDLKSYGHGSLANRLLREGLLTQEMLRQLESEWQDQHRNGRYGLRSKRGDQNSSKEMGKKKK from the exons AATGTGCCATGTGACTTGGTGACAGGAGAAGAGCGTGTGTATGCCAATGAAGATGCCAGACAAGCTCCTCATATTGCTTGTACCATTGAAATGTGCAGCACTAATACGCCTT atgaGGTTGCTGTGATTGATGAAATTCAGATGATCAGAGATCCTGCCAGAGGGTGGGCTTGGACAAGAGCCCTTCTAG GACTGTGTGCAGAAGAAATCCACGTTTGTGGGGAAGCTGCTGCTATTGACTTGGTGACAGAGCTCATGTACACGACAGGGGAAGAAGTTGAA GTCCGAAACTACAAGAGACTGACTCCTCTTACTGTCCTGGATTATGCCTTAGAATCTTTAGATAACCTCCGTCCTGGGGACTGCATTGTCTGTTTCAGTAAGAATGACATTTATTCTATCAGTCGACAGATTGAAGCCAGAGGATTAGAATGTGCTGTCATATATGGTAGTCTGCCACCAG GAACAAAACTTGAACAGGCAAAGAAATTCAATGATCCTGATGATCCATGCAAAATTTTAGTTGCTACAGATGCAATTGGAATGGGACTCAATTT gtgtataagaagaataatttttaactcTATAGTAAAGCCAACTATCaatgagaagggagaaaaggaaatagaCTCCATTACAACTTCTCAGGCTCTACAAAttgctgggagagctgggcgTTACGGCTCATCCTTCAAACAAGGAGAAGTCACTACAATGCATCGTGATGACCTTGTGCAGCTGAAGGAAATTTTGAATGAGCCTGTGCGCCCTGTGAAG GCAGCTGGCCTACATCCTACTCCTGAGCAGATAGAAATGTTTGCTTACCACCTCCCTGATGCCACTCTATCCAATCTAATT GATATTTTTGTGAGTCTCTCACAAGTCGATGGGCTTTATTTTGTCTGCAATATTGATGACTTTAAATTTCTAGCAGATATGATTCAGCACATTCCACTAAACTTGCGATCACGATATGTCTTCTGCACTGCACCCTTGAACAGAAAAGAGCCTTTTGTGTGTACCATGTTGTTGAAG tttgcaagACAGTTCAGTAGAAATGAGCCTCTGACGTTTGACTGGCTCTGTCGGCACACCAGATGGCCATTAGCTGCTCCAAAGAACATCAAAGAACTTGTACACCTTGAAGCTGTTCATGATGTTTTTGACCTCTATCTGTGGTTAAG TTACCGCTTCATGGATATGTTCCCTGATGCTGTCCTTGTAAGGGAAGTTCAGAAAAAACTAGATGACATTATACAAGTTGGTGTCTGCAACATCACAAAGCTGATCCGAGCATCACAATCTGCCGCTGCTCCTGGCACAGCATACGTTGCGTCAGAAGACTTTCCCCTTTCAAGGACTAAGAGGAATACCAGGGCGATTTCAGACCATCATGGTGCAAAATCCACAGAGGCACACTCTGTTGCAGTGGAGGTTCCAGGAGAAAGAAGTGCAAAGAACTTGAAAGCCTATCAGTCTGCTACAAGGCAGGAGGATCTGAAAAGCTATGGACATGGATCTCTTGCCAACAGATTGCTGCGTGAAGGACTTCTAACACAAGAAATGCTAAGACAGCTGGAGAGTGAGTGGCAGGATCAGCACAGGAATGGTAGATATGGCCTTCGTTCAAAAAGAGGTGATCAGAATAGTTCaaaggaaatggggaaaaagaaaaaatag